TCCCCCACGcttgttattttgatatcaatttgcgtaatcttAAACTACGAAAGTAGATCGATCTCGAAAATTACCcccacgcgtatagtttacatattaaaatcgcgaaattaaccctCCGCGAAAATAATCACATTGACAGTATACAATACGCTACACTGTCAACCTTCCGTAATTGTGGGGAAGGCAATTCCTCGACTTTAAACATTTCATTGAAAAACATTACAGAATATGAGTAAAGTTTCCTTAACACTGGTGTCTTAAGGGATGCTCTTCAggtaaggaatattgatgaagcCACATGGACTTGGCTCAAATGTCCAACCTTTGGCCTTcatcatgtatattatatgtatcatacaatacatGTTTTGGAATTTTCCGACTCCGTGTAACGGACACATATTTAAGATCCTGTGTTTTAAGAACTTTCTGTGTTGgaaagaagaagttgaaaagtGTTAAACTGTTAAATCATATCAATACAATAATCATCCACACCACCTATGGGGAGCCAGATCCATTGTTAAACATAGTAAGATCCCCTTCATCCAATGTTTGCTTCGGATCAAATTTGGACAGAATAATTTCATTTTGGATACTGTTCCTCAATTTTAGCTGACCAAGCCCTCAGTTAATGCTAAAGAGCTTACAATGTTTTAATTCATGTGGTAACGCGAATGATGTATTAGAATCGATCTTCCATGTATCTGGTGTGTCGTCGCTCGTGGACTGTCCTTAGTCACAGTGAACACATTGCCTCCTAAACAGACAATGAATTCCCCATTTATATACACTATACCGTAACACCGTTTGTCGATGTTTATTTCGAATGCCAGAATAAGTTTAGAGGGTGCGACTGTTACTAAACATAAATGTACATAGCGACCGTCATGGCGGTGTTGTCAACCATACACATGTCATGGACTTCCGTTCACCTTCAATTCGTCCATAACATTTCCTTCTGTGTCGATCAACTTGATTTTATCGTTTCTGTCTTCTCCCACCACAATTCGTCCAACTGGTAGGTTaacaggtgttttttttttttttttttttccttttttggaATTCCCTGTTACACTTGGTGTAATAGCTAATGtcttattatcattattgtgatgtcatattGCAGTCTAAATTGTTTGTCAATGAAATTTCATAATCGCCTAATAGgccatttaaaataataaacaaaaagaaataaacgATATGATAGAACTCAccattatttattcatttgaacattcCATTAGTTTTTTTATGTCATGTTCTCAACAAAAAATCCTTTGAAAACTTAATTGATACAATGGCAAGTATATGTGTTTAGAAAAAGAACCTTCCAAAACATAAAAAGATGTGTGTACTCCATCTATAGCCTATCATGTATTTagtagtatactgtataccattatACCCAAGTAaccatatatatactgatattagtGCAtgcatattgttttgtttgtaaaacACAATGTTACTTTCATCAGAccattatgatataataatatatattatatcaccCTCACAATATCAACAGTAGTATTTCAATCATTATTCCTAAAGATTTTAAACTGAAACAATACATCAGACAAATATCTTTAAGCATGATATTGTTGCATCATTCTTTTAAGGCGATATGTTAACTCACTTTGCAATCATACAATTTAATAATGACCCATACAACTTTCAACGATGGAACCTCTCGAACAGTCTCTATGgttaaaatgacaataaattaataaagttttattattgacaaaatacattaataaagtATTATTATCGACACAATACATTAATAAAGTATTATTATCGACACAATACATTAATAAAGTATTATTATCGACATAATACATTAATAAAGTTTTATTATCGACACAATGTGCCTCATGGCCACCTCTCTGTGTCCACAGTTACCATGACAATACACTAGTTAAAGTTTTAATGTTGAAGTGATGGCTGGTATTTTCCCATTAAGATGAATTCAGCCAAAGTCTGTTAATTCCCTCTTGTTTGTCAATGGTCCTCAAAAGATTAAGgaaaaaatacacacacaaacacttCAATATTGCATTAAGTAGCTTTGGAATATTCATATTATATCCtttgtaaaatatgaaaatctcTAAGCCTTCGCAACGAAGTGGTTATTTGGTAGGCCTATGGGGAACAGGTTTTGCGTACATGAtgacatataaatgtatataaattgaaaatagtTAAAAACTGACACAGACAGAAATGAGGGCTGCCGACTGTGtgtataaacatattatatatacatagtaacacaattgacgaaggaaggCAACTTGATGACTCGTGCCCTTACCGGGCCTCGAAGTCACGATCTACAGCaccctttatatatatatatatgacaatttacttgtctgtactgtcgttgttactacttgacaaattatacatgtatgtccacaCTGttaagtaattcgtatcctgcATACGAACTTTTTCCAAGGATCCAGTGTTACCCGGATTATAACCGCTAATATTACTTttttgacccatatatatatgtaatgtacacACAATAAAATTATGTTACACAAACAACATCGAATGAAATAACCAAATTCCAATGGCAGACATCAAGCGAATGCGATACTAGATGTTGAGTCATTGTATAACGAGTCAAACAAGTTGATACACTGTGATATAGTTATACTTTGTAGAAGAAACATTAGTCAGTACAAGTTTGTCTCCACATACGGATATGGCTTCAGGACAAGCGATACCGTCCTTTGTCGTTAATAGTTCCCGGACGTTTGTTCCATCCCCGGACATCTGTATCACGTTGTTGGAACTGTGGCCACAGACATACACGTTACCTTCCCTGTCGACGTCCACGCCATCAGCGTACTTCACAACACCAACTTTCAACGCACTGGAGTATGTGTTGTCTGAGGACAGTCTACCAACAACCACTCTGCCAGTGCGATTTGTGTAGTGAGCGGTAAAGAGTTTTCCATGATTTAAATCATATGACAATGCATATACTGTACTAGAACTTTCATGTATCTGGCGTGTCATCGCTCGTGGACTGTCCTTAGTCACAGTGAACACATTGCGTCCTGAACTGACGACGAATTCGCCATTTCTGTACGCTATACCGTAACATTCTATGTCGATATTTATTTCAGATGCCAGAATAAGTTTAGAGGGTGCGACTGTTACTAAACAGATACGTCTGGGACCGCTGTACATAGCGACCGCCACGGTGGTGTTGTCAACCATACACATGTCATAGGGACTTCCGTTCACCTTCAACTCGTCCACAACATTTCCTTCTGTGTCGATTAGCTTGATTTTATTGTTTCCGTCATCTCCCACCACAATTCGTCCATCTGGTAGGTAAACAACTCCACGGGAAGAACAATCGTACTCATCGGATGGACATTTAATGTAAATCTTTTTTAACTCCTTGACATCACGCTCAGATAAAGGTTTAGCGAAAGCATTTGTATCAGCTGGAATATGTTGTAGCTGCTTTCGGACAATGATTTTTCCAAAACTCAAAGCTGGGCTTTGGCTTGTCATGTGGAGATCAGCTTCATGCTCAATACTGATGGATGAAAGTGATGTCTGTACCTCTCTCAGTAAATCCCTACACGACTCGACCTCCGCCTGACCTCGTTGGTACAACAGGATCATGTCCATGTGGTCATTCCTCTGTTGGGCTGTAGTGGACGACTCTAGTGTATTCTGTATAGCGACCTTCAGTCGTTCACACTTCTGACTGGACACCTTCAGTTTTTCTCTCTCCTCTATATACTTAGCTATCAAGTCATCTGTGATTTCCTTTTTCATCTCTTCAATACGATTAATGATCTGTTCCTGTAGGTTGTCAATGTTTTTCATTGCTGTGTCTTTGCCGTCTGCAATAGTTTGGAGTTGTATGTGGAAGTCCTTTACCAGTGACTCCATTTCCTTTTCCCCTTTTTGTAGTGATTTCCTCATCTCTAGCCAGTGACCACTGGTCAGTTTCTCACAGTATTCTTCTGTCGTGGCCACAGCGTCACATTTCCTGTGGCCAACTGTTATACATTTACAACAGCCGATGGATTTGTGGTCCTCACAGTAGTAATCCATCTTTTCCTTGTGTTTGTTACAAATCTTGTCTGATGTTGACTGGCTCAGAAGGAAACTCTTCGTCTCTGTTATATCTACAACATCACAGTTAATGTGAATCATATCGTGGAAATCCACCTTACATGACTCACAGAATAAAGATTGAGTTGTTTTACACCAGAACTTTGCTGACGTCATCATGTTCCCTTTCCTCTGGCACGGCATACAGTAATGTGGTTCCGATGACCTGTTTTTCAACTCTATCATCTCGATGACAGCGATGTCGGTCGGAAAGTGCTTGGCCCAGTTCTCCATGTCTTCTGATTTGTTCAAAGGGTGGGTTAGTTTCCTACATACCGGACAGGTGAAGGACACCGCCGTATCACTTGTCCCCGACACCTCGCTGATGATGTAACTGGTCAAGCATTCCTGACAAAGGGAATGGTGACATGGTAGACACTTCGGCTGCCGTAACTGTTCCAGACAAATGGGACAGTCGAGAAGATGTGAGTTCCCAGACGGATTGTCTGGAGGTGTCGGCTGAGGACCTCCTTCTGCCATTACACTTGAACTCCAATCCTGGTCGTGTTCctataaaacattgataaagTCTTTGAATTAAAAGTTGCGGTGCTATTTGTGGAGCTTCAGTGGGTGGCACGCGGTATACAGTGTACGTGGTCTACTGTCAGCTAGTTATCATTATGCTGATATACTGGTCATTTCTGtcataataatattttatgaataaacacatgtacataacttATAATCCCTCTTATCAATTGAATCTCAATTAAGTTATACAAGGTATATAACACTTTTGTATATGAACATACATTTTATAGACATGTCGGTACATTCACTGCATGATgcgatatatattttgtaaattttatgaTAAGggtaaattttgattttgttcatCATTATCTTTATTGAAAATGTGCGGTCATATGTATAATTCATCATTTATGTTTTACGGGAGACGAAGTACCATCAGTTTTCAACTTGTGTCCGTATGATCGCATTTTTATAGTTGCAAATTAAATATGTCTAAATCAGAATTAGAATTAAAACCACAGTATTGTGGGACGGAGCAATATATTCCTTTTATGTAACTTAATATCATGGTTgtaatgtataccaagtttcaaagagatcgCAGGACAAACACTAGTGTAGACCGGACGGaccgacggacggacggaccatcAAATAGAATAACCACCAAATGAGGTGGGGTTTCCATCAATGATAATTTTCTATTGGGTCGGCCTAAATACAAGAGTACCAAGGGACGGAGCAATATACATTCCCAATGTGTATACTTCATATCATAATTGTAATGAATTCCAACTTTCAAAGAGATCTCTCGAAAAATGTAGATCGCCGGACATACAAAAAGTACCCGGGGTCATTATTCAACGGTAGAAAAAAATACCCCCTAGGCCTCCAAATTAAAAGTTAATGAGTTCGATTCCCTCGGAGTGAAAATGTGTTTGTTAAAGTTTTACCTTATTAACTCTGATAACTCAATATTCGCCCGGTCCTGCTGACTTGAGTGAGAATTTTCTCTCGTTAAGTTGGGACCGCACAACGTATGTATCATCATGTATGCACGATAGCAAAAATGTGTGATCTGTATCCTGCAGAAGACTAGTGCACGGTGGGCGATTTAAAtggtgtatgtgtttgtgtgtgtttaaaataatatgcgaaattagttttatttattaagaAAACTATCAGTTAACTTTTTTTCGATGAAGAACTTCGTTGAATAAACTTACTGCAAACTCAACATATTTACGATATTCTTCCTAAAGAAAAACTATACCGTACAAATTTGATCCGGTTTCCGGGTCATTTTTTAACAACCATGGGTAATTTTTCCTACGGCTGTCCGGGTAAAATTTCTCTACGTAGAATAATGACCCCGGGTACTTTCCCCAGGGTCATTTTTAGCATTACACCGAACAGATATTCTATCAAATAGAATTTTCACCTTTAAAGGGATGTGAAAAGATAGAAATGTTCTTCAATCGCTTTCATTTGCAAAGTTTTTAATGTCAATAAAGCGTTTAAAATTAGATAAAGTACAAGTTAGTATTCTTATTTATAAAGTAATACACTTTCGTTTTCCATATATCTATCGTTGTTATATGACATCGCTATAACAATGTTCAACACTAAGTTAATTTGCACGTCTTTTCGCGGTAAGTAATATAGTAGCTAGTTACTTTGAATACTCAGTTTGAATTGAAAAGAAGTGGTACGTACGTCTTTTGATATATTGTCCTCGACGCTCTACAACAGGGGCATAGGGTCTATAGTACTAGAAGTACCGCCTCCGCGAGGTCATGCTCATCTCGCGTGatactgaaatttaaaattacGATCGGATTGCCGGGACGCGATATCCGCTTTGATATTATTCTGATTTACCGTATTTACATCCGATGGGGCGGatgaaaaaaacagaaaaaataataaatacaaataaaatcgTACATCTATTACTTTTGTATTTCCCTTGAAGGTGAAAATAATCATTCTGAATTCGACAAGTTCACACTGTTGTAAATAAGATTTAAAATGAACGAGATTAGTCCTTATTagacaattttgtttttacttcaGGAAATGGTGCTGTGACCATGAATGCTAGACACCCTGTAGCTGTCCTGGATGATATATACTACAGACCGGTCTCCTTAGGTAAACTTATTACGTATTATTATATTAGTCAGCAACACGGCTGATTGTTCTTAATCCATtaatttcattatgttttaCATGTCTACATTTTATCTTAATATTCTCTCAGCATATTGAAATTTCCTCAATTTcaaatattatcatatacatgaCCTCTTGATAATGgcttttaaaataatgaaacaatacTAAATTATGTAACCTCATAAGAGATCAATAAGATTTAGCATATTAATATCACAACGATTTTTCCGGtcgttgtaatatttttgtagaatAGATATAAAATCCAAAGATGTTGAAATACGGTCCAAGATATCGTATGTATTAAACTAAACTTTCTAGGAGTCGGCAGGCGATTTACGGAATATCCGAAAATCGACCCGTGCAGTCCGAACTCTAGGttctaattaattttacaaaacctTACACATAGTATTTAAGCTAGAGTTAATACAAATGATTAACAGGTGGCATTTTAGTACTCAGATGGTCACATTTCAGACAGGTGAGATAATAAGCTTAATTGTCCTTTGTCCGAGGCTAGGTGTCATACCTGGCCAGACCAGTTAATTaactcaattaacatcaaaaggtaaatgtacatacatattgcgCGGTTTAATCCGATAACAATGAGAAAAGGGGAATTATACATATCACTTTCAAAAGACAGACAGCTGGTTGagatgtaattaaataatttgtaagtgtaacatttttacaaagagAAATTAGACGACGAAGAAAATCCAAAATTatggaaaatgtaaaatgtctaataatgtttatattacaacaaatttcataaaattcactATGAAATATCCCTCCGGCTCCTGTAAAGTCGCGTCCCGCGACTTGTTTAAAATCTATCTTAGCTGTCCACTACTGTATGTCTAAAGTTCGGCCGGAAGTTAACTGTTCGTTGCTCCAAAGATATGCGCGATCGTTGCTGTCGTGAATTGTTATTCTGTGTTTGACCATGATATCCACTAAGCTGATTTTGTAGGCTCAAAATCACCCGTTGTTTCTGTTTGACTTGCTTGTCCTTCTCCGAAATCCTcgattttaaatttgatatctgTCTACttgtttgttctttttctttGGCTGTTATGTGAAGGCTGTTTATTGTCTCGTCCTTgctcttcattattttctttctatTATCTAAAGCTTTTTCAAGTTCTTTTATTTGGGACACGTAATTGTTGATGGTGACACTTTTTAAACGAGTACATTCCTCTTCTAGAATTCTGTTTGTTTCTTCAAGCTTCGCGCACTTTACAGAAATAGTCGAAATTGTTGACTTTGCACGTACAAGTTTTGATTGGAGATTGCTAATCTGATGTGTGAAGGAAGATTCTTTCggaaattcgttgtcaaattcATCGgcagaaatataataaaatggtaaaacaGAAAGTACTTGTTTCGTGTCTCGGAATTTCCTGAGCCTTTCGGAATCTCGTCGCCGTTTAGAGGAAGATTTGTTCCTTTTCTGATGCGTTACCTGCACCTCAGACTCGCTGTCCGAAGATATGCGGACAGGAACAGGACGTCGATACGTTTGTGGACGCTGCCTGGTCCAAGAAAACGATCCTGTAACACGATTTGTGCTGTATTGTCTGCTCCGTGCAAAACACATTCTTGAAAAATGTCCAACATTTCCACAAAGAAAACAGTAACATCCTTTTGCaggacagtgtatcaggtgGTTAGAGTTAAAGTTTCTACCACACCTATAACACGATGTCATCCTGACTTACTGTTAGACCGTTATTCTGGAAAGTTCCAAAATATGACGAACACAGTCTTGGTGTAGTTCCAGTTCCGTGTGATTCCGATGATCGGTTTCTTCTCTTGTTTGGGGGAATATCGCTTGGCAGTAGAGGTTCCAGGAATCTTGTACGTAACTTGACTTATACAAATTAATGTGGCAAGTTACTCCGGTTTCTCGCACCAATTTATCACAACGATTTTTCCGGtcgttgtaatatttttgtagaatAGATATAAAATCCAAAGATGTTGAAATACGGTCCAAGATATCGTATTTATTAAACTAAACTTTCTAGGAGTCGGCAGGCGATTTACGGAATATCCGAAAATCGACCCGTGCAGTCCGAACTCTAGGttctaattaattttacaaaacctTACACATAGTATTTAAGCTAGAGTTAATACAAATGATTAACAGGTGGCATTTTAGTACTCAGATGGTCACATTTCAGACAGGTGAGATAATGAGCTTAATTGTCCTTTGTCCGAGGCTAGGTGTCATACCTGGCCAGACCAGTTAATTaactcaattaacatcaaaaggtaaatgtacatacatattgcgCGGTTTAATCCGATAACAATGAGAAAAGGGGAATTATACATATCACTTTCAAAAGACAGACAGCTGGTTGAGATGTAATTGAATAATTTGTAAgtgtaacatttttacaaagagAAATTAGACGACGAAGAAAATCCAAAATTATGGatattatttacattgtctATGCCTAATGGTTCTGTTGCCACCACCCCGACTCTCATTTGAGATTATTATTTAAGTCaatgtcgtcgatgaagcagaagaagCTCATTCTCGCGGAGCGCATGGTCTTATTGTCCAAATCCaaattttgtctttattttgtgCTCTTAAAATCGACTTTCAGCTTGACTAAAGGTTTCTTTTTATgtggtattctttgttgtttttggaACGTTCACATTCGATAACAGGTTTCACAATTGATCTccttaatgtaaattaaaaccTATGTATTCATCAAATCATTCCATTGTAAAGTTGCATGTATATTTCAGTTGATGTGTTTGTGTGCAATGTTGCTGATAAGAAAAAGACCGCCAAGCTTATCCAGTAAGTAATGGATGTTTAAATTGACATAAAGGGTAGTCTTATTTTTAGGAAAGTGTTTTTTGGACTGCTGCTAAAGCATTTTCATGTTCAAAATATTTCGGGTTGGTTGAGGATTGACGGTGCAGACACATGTTAAGATCCTCTCCCAAACTTTTATCCTTCTAAGAAATCGAATAGACAGGGAACAAAAGTCTACAATATCTCACTGCATCTTTTAAGAGACAATTAATTCTGTATCCCTGTAGAATGGCGGTGATCTTTTTACTTCAGTTTGGGGACATTGGAGACTCTAAGGATAAGGTCGGTCGTATCTTGCTGTAAGCGTCATACTATGTGACTTAAAGATCCCATTGTAGAGCGGTCATAGTATGTGACAAAGTCGGATCCCACTGTAGGGCGGTCATAGTATGTGACCTAAAGTCGTATCCCGCTGTAGGGCGGTCATAGTATGTGACTTAAAGTCGTATCCCCCTGTAGAGCGGTCATAGTATGTGACTTAAAGTCGGATCCCATTGTAGAGCGGTCATAGTATGTTACAAAACATCCGGCTTATCagatttgtttgtgtgtggGGGTTGGAGGGGgatatttctgtattgtttcaaaattatttatttcaggtgccttaaaaaacaattttcacTACTTAATTTTTGTCATCTGAAGCGGGTACGAGCAGTGAAAGGTGAGTGTTTCGGTGTAAAGGGAGAAAGCGAAGACAGACTTAATCGAATATAACACTGTAATTAATTAATGCATTGGGGCCCGTATGACTTCTCGAGGATCAAAAACCAATTGTCGTAGTATTGATACATACCTGGTACAAAGAATTTTAAATCCTTGAAAAATGTCTTCTAGATGATAACTATTCCTAAAAATGACGACATTAATATGTGTTGAAGGTATGACTTCGTTTAATGTAAAAAAGGGGGAAttacctttttaaaattttgattttatgaaCATCAGATCAGAGAGAACGAGTTCCCAAAAAGAAAACTTCTGTCAGTGTTCctcagtaatagttatataagtacatacatacaaatgattatttttagATTCGCCCTTACAAGCTATCATTTGTGATGGGTCCTGTGACATTGACCAAGTCACAATGACCTTATCTGAATCTCAGGATTTCTCGACCCTGTCAAAGCCTTTCAAGGTCAAGGTACCAACGTCGATGCCCTTGACCAGACAGCAGTACGAGGAATCCATTTTGTACTGGCCTGTTAATTTTCATGAAGACAAAAGGTTTGTTTATCCACTGATTTCATTACAAACTTGTACAACAGAGTAAATATAGTTTGCACGTAAATATTGACTCTCCAAACTGTAGTTTTGAAGTTATAGTGTTGATTTTAATATCTCTGTGTTGAAGTTAGGTTAACCTGAACAGGGACAGTGTTTTTATGAGATTTACCTTAATGATGTGTTACACTATGTTTGGTGTTATAGAGACTTGAAATGCTTTGTTATAGCATCACCCAGGCTTTAACGAAGCAGTTCTTCAACACAGAGGAAGTTGACAGAATTTACTGTTATATGGAAGAAGCAATAGCGATGGCAAAAATTGGCGTTGAATCCAAACAGGTAGATTTTTCAAAGATTATACTCATGTCAGATGTGCATTTACTTACAGTATAGTAATTATATCCATCAATATTTATTTCCCTTTGTGTAATTGCTACAAATTTTGAGATCTAAAATGATTGAGTGCAATGAAGCTGTagttgaattaaatgaaaatgtgaTACAAGACTTTatacactgtagatgatgaattACAGAGTGTTTTTAGAGTCAAccaatattgaataaaatggGTAGTACGTTTTGGTGTTCTTTGTATTTCAGCTTCCTATAGGTGCAGTGGTAGTGGATCCCGTCCAGAATGAAGTGATCGCTAAAGGTTACGATCTTCGACATGGCTCTCATCCATTGCAGCATGCTACCATGGTGACCATTGACCTTGTGGCAAGGTCACAGGGTGGAGGGATGTGGCCCTTGGAAGGTATCTAATTACTATGCACATTTGATTCTTAGTCAGGTTCACTGCCCAATGATGCCTTTCAACAGAGTTAAGaccattttaaaataaaacattctcAACATAATTTTAGCACAACCAAATATGTCCTCTTGTATATCTCAGCAAGCAGTATGTTGAAGATGAGTGTCCTTTCCCACCAGACACAACGGCTCTGATGACGGTTTTTATCTCAATATCAAAGTTTGTTAACAGATCATCCTCCATCTCTATCACATTTACCAAACATTTCTAAATTGTGTAACATCAAGCTTGATCATTTTTCATTAAACTCAGTAATTATGACCTGTGTGTCTTCCTCAGGTTATACGTCAATGTACTACAGATCTCCTGACGATATTCTGAAGTCAACACCTGTCACATGTCTAGATATCCAGTCAATACCCGGGACATGTCCAGATATCAAGTCACCTGTCACATGTCCAGATATCCAGTCAACACCCGTCGCACGTCCAGATATCAATAAAAAGGCCATGAAATCTGGTCAATCAGCAGGCAGTGGCCATTGTTCTAAGACCTGTAGTGACCGCATTGGGAAAAAGACTGGTGAAGTGACAGAAAAGACTGGACCgtacctatgtaccggttacgacatctatctgaccagggagccatgtgttatgtaagtacaggtagatttgtaccggttacgacatctatctgaccagggagtCATGTGTTATGtagtacaggtagatttgtacctatgtaccggttacgatatctatctgaccagggagccgcgtgttatgtaagtacaggtagatttgtacctatgtaccggttacgacatctatctgaccagAGAGccgtgtgttatatatgtacaggtagatttgtacctatgtaccggttacgaAATCTCTCTGACCAGGGAGCcatgtgttatgtaagtacaggtagatttgtaccggttacgacatctatctgaccagggagtcgtgtgttatataagtacaggtagatttgtacctatgtaccggttacgatatctatctgaccagggagccgtgtgttttgtaagtacaggtagatttgtacctatgtaccggttacgacatctatctgaccagagagccgtgtgttatgtacgtacaggtagatttgtacctatgtaccggttacgatatctatctgaccagggagccgtgtgttatgtaagtacaggtagatttgtacctatgtaccggttacgacagatatctgaccagggagccgtgTGTTTTGTAAGTACAGTaagatttgtacctatgtaccggttctgacatctatctgaccagggagccgtgtgttatgtaagtacaggtagagtTGTATCTATTTACCGGTTAcgacatctatctgaccagggagccatgtgttatgtaagtacaggtagatttgtacctatgtaccggtaACGAaatctatctgaccagggagccatgtgttatataagtataggtagatttgtacctgtgtaccggttacgacatctacatctatctgaccagggagccatgtggtatgtaagtacaggtagatttgtaccgATGTACCGGTTACGAtatctatctgaccagggagccgtgtgttatgtaagtacaggtagatttgtacctatgtaccggttacgatatctatctgaccagggagccgtgtgttatgtaagtacatgtagatTTGTACATATGTTCCGGTTGcgacatctatctgaccagggagccgtgtgttatgtaagtacaggt
This DNA window, taken from Pecten maximus chromosome 3, xPecMax1.1, whole genome shotgun sequence, encodes the following:
- the LOC117324613 gene encoding tripartite motif-containing protein 2-like, which gives rise to MAEGGPQPTPPDNPSGNSHLLDCPICLEQLRQPKCLPCHHSLCQECLTSYIISEVSGTSDTAVSFTCPVCRKLTHPLNKSEDMENWAKHFPTDIAVIEMIELKNRSSEPHYCMPCQRKGNMMTSAKFWCKTTQSLFCESCKVDFHDMIHINCDVVDITETKSFLLSQSTSDKICNKHKEKMDYYCEDHKSIGCCKCITVGHRKCDAVATTEEYCEKLTSGHWLEMRKSLQKGEKEMESLVKDFHIQLQTIADGKDTAMKNIDNLQEQIINRIEEMKKEITDDLIAKYIEEREKLKVSSQKCERLKVAIQNTLESSTTAQQRNDHMDMILLYQRGQAEVESCRDLLREVQTSLSSISIEHEADLHMTSQSPALSFGKIIVRKQLQHIPADTNAFAKPLSERDVKELKKIYIKCPSDEYDCSSRGVVYLPDGRIVVGDDGNNKIKLIDTEGNVVDELKVNGSPYDMCMVDNTTVAVAMYSGPRRICLVTVAPSKLILASEINIDIECYGIAYRNGEFVVSSGRNVFTVTKDSPRAMTRQIHESSSTVYALSYDLNHGKLFTAHYTNRTGRVVVGRLSSDNTYSSALKVGVVKYADGVDVDREGNVYVCGHSSNNVIQMSGDGTNVRELLTTKDGIACPEAISVCGDKLVLTNVSSTKYNYITVYQLV
- the LOC117323191 gene encoding probable inactive tRNA-specific adenosine deaminase-like protein 3, encoding MEEAIAMAKIGVESKQLPIGAVVVDPVQNEVIAKGYDLRHGSHPLQHATMVTIDLVARSQGGGMWPLEGYTSMYYRSPDDILKSTPVTCLDIQSIPGTCPDIKSPVTCPDIQSTPVARPDINKKAMKSGQSAGSGHCSKTCSDRIGKKTGEVTEKTGPYLCTGYDIYLTREPCVMCAMALVHSRIGRVFYGSPFPQEGALGSKYKLHTQTGLNHHYQVFCDVLEAECEHLYDAAVT